The following DNA comes from Verrucomicrobiia bacterium.
CAACTTTCCCTAAGTACCTACCCGTGGGAATTACCCGCCAAAAATCTGTCAGTGGCTGGTCTACATCTGGCAGTAAGGCCAAGAGGTGCGAGGTCACCAAGACCGCCGCAAACGTGGCAGGTTGGTAATGCGGGGGCGCTAGGGAGAGATAGGTCGCCAACCCGGCAGTGAGGCCAACGATTTGGTGGGTACGACCTAGCATGCTTACACCTTGTAACCAAAGTGCCGGACATCTTCCTCTATCCCGCCTGTGGCACGGTAAAACGCCAGTGCCCCATCGTCCACAATGTCAGCTTGCACGTATATCTCTGAAACATTGAGGCCGCGGGCGTGGTTTTTTAACTCCTCCAGGAGTTGCCGGCCAATTCCTTTCCGCTGATGACTCGTGAGGATAGCCAAATCGTACAGGTACATCTCATGCTTCTCCGCGTATACGGACGGCAACACATAAGCAGTCAGTCCGCCTACTATACGACCCTCGTGGTATGCAGCCAAGAAGACAATCTCAGGGTTTTCCAGAAGGGATTGTATATGGGCCGAGGGTGGCAGGATAAAATTAGACAATTCAAAAACCTCTTTGTAGAGCTCAATGAGGCCGGTAAGGTCCGGGAGGGTGTCAACGCGCCTGTAGGTAAAAGGAGAGTTCATACCGGTATTATCCCATTTATTTGGTGGATAGTAACAAAGCAGCAACTAAAAGAGAGGGCCATGTGGCCCCCTCATAGATTTACCCGTTAGGTAATCTTCCTACAGCTCTCTCAGTCTCTGCCGGAAAGCCTTAGCCTGCGGTGAGTTCTGAATTTTCAGCAGATCAGATTTGGAAAGCCCGTCGTAAACGGAACCCGCCATTACCATCCGCTCCTTAGGCCTGCCAATGCCAAAGGAGGCACGTACACGCAGAAAGGCTGCGTACCCTTTTGTTATCCACCTGAACATCCCCTACTCCTTTTGGTAGCTTACATTGAGCCCTGCTCAGTGCGCTTATCCATACGTTAAGTGTATATCAGGAAAATGAGGAATGCGTAATGGGCTGATTAGCACATAAAAAGAAGGGCCCATTGGGCCCTTCCATAGTCTTCTTACCAATCACTGGGGCGCATAGACTGCGGACTCCCTTGTGATGTAGGTTGCCGCCCTCTCCAGAAAGGTGTCCTGGTTCAGTCCGCCAACGTTGATTCCGTTAAGAACAATGTCGGCGATGAGCGACTGCAGCTCTTCAGGAAGCTTTCCTTCCTCGTGGCGGGCGGCAATCAAATCCGCCAATTCCGGTCGGAGGACTTCTTCCTTCTCGCCGCCCCCAAGGGGTGGCCGTCCAGAGTGAGCCAGGACCATCTCGTGCCGAAGTTTCTGGTCATTGATCTGCGTGGTGCAGATAAGCCGGTACTCGTTGAATGCCATGTGAGGCTGGCTCTGGAGCCGGCCATCGGCCGCGTCCATGCCGTAACCATACTTGGTCATACCAACGGAAACGCTGATGGTGGAATCTGGACGACACTGGATGGTCGTCCCAAAGAGGATAATCCTTTTCAAAATCACACCGTGGTTATACACTATTTTGCCTCTTTTGTCAATGAGAAAGAGGCTCTAGGATATAAAAAATCTCAGGTAACGTACCTGGGTGCTAATGATTAATGCCGTAGCCATCCCAACCCAGCAATACAAAAGACCACCGGGAGAATTCCCGGTGGCCGTAACTCAACAGCTAGATATCTCCAGGGCACCATGCGCAAAACGCTACGTGCTCAAGAGCTTCTCTTAACCGCTGAAGATTGGGAGCCCTGATGTACTCAGGGGTGAGATCCACATCGTTCCACCAAAGGTGGCTCGATATGCCGAAGCATTGAGACTCGTCGCTGTTTCCAGCATCGAGATCAACCACTTCACTATCCCATTCCCCGAACCCGAGGGCAGTGCTGTCTACGATCCAGTCGCCATTCTTCTCTGTCATGTTGTTACCAACAATCTCAAAGTAGCCTGACTCCCGTTCCGAGACCTCAATCCAGTTACCCAGCCAAAGAGACGAAGCCTCTCCAACCAAGAACTCGACTGAGTTACCCAAGGACCCAAAACCCCGATGTGACAAGAAAATTCGGATTACGTTAGACATTAGTGGTGTCTACTCGTATCCAGAAGGCTCTACCGCATCCTTTTTCTTTGTCCGAGGGATACTACCACCTTAGAGGCGATTTGTCAATCCTAGAGCCAAAAGAAAAAGGTGCCACACGTGTGTGACACCTCAGAACCTAGGCCGCCCGGTTTACCCAGGGCGTGACCCATTCGCCATCCGGATCACCCTGGACGCCTTTGGGAGGAATATCCCTCCAGCCATTCCAAGACGGCTTGTCTGGAAACCCGTACCCGCCCCACTTGGCAAAGTCCTCCAGGTGCATCCATAGGGAGTTTCGGAACTCAAAACCGTGAGGATAGACGCCAATGGCATCCAGTTTTTCTTCACAGTCCAGGAAGAGCGCCATCGCCTTTTCAGGTTGAATTACGATTGGCTCGCGCTTTGGCGCCTCTGTCACATTTAAGGTGGGCAGGTCTTCCAGTTGGGCCATAAGGAAGTCTGGCTCCCCTCTCTCTTCCGTCAGCACCTCGCGGAAAAGCAGTACGGAAGGCGAAACGTTTTCTGTTGGCGTAGCGGGTGAGAGTTGAGGGCAAAGCGGCACCCCGTGCGCCGCAAACATCCCCTTAATAATGTCAAAACACTGTTCCTGCTCCTGCAGAGTAATCACGTAATTCTCCTTCTCCGTCGTGCCGGAGCCATACCTGTTTTATAGGGATAAGATGCTCCAAGAGCAAGTTTTCCTACTCTTATCAGATTGACAAATAGGCTTGAACATGCTACTATCCTGCTCATGTTTAGCGTGATGGATAACGCACGGGAGCGGCCCTAGTGGCAGCACCCCCTTGCAGCGCAGATTTGGCATATGGGTTCAGGATCCGAGACGAACACGGTGACGATGAATTCCGTGGCCCTAACAAGTCCACAGACGAGTACGCCAAGTTCCCCTGGATCGAAATGGTCCAGAACATACCCCATACGGCCAAATGCCCTGTAATGATCATGTCCCATGGCACGTCAGATTGCCGATGCTACGCCCTCGTAGTGGAGGAATCCTGGCAGTCCATAGAGACATGGGACACCCTGGAACTTAGGCAAAAGCTGGAGGCCAAGCCTGAGTGGTCCACCACTCTGGAACAGTTCTGCACCGAGCACAACATTCCGTTCGTAGCTCCGCAGTTCCTCCTCACAACAGAACCTTCCTGGTAAACAACGGGCGCCCAATGGCGCTCGTTTTTCTTTGTCCCCCTATCTTGCTAGGCTGAACCCATGCAACCTACGCTCCATATAGTGAGGGTAACAGAAGCTGGACAAGCCTTACTTGTCCAAGTGGCACAAAGCTAGCATCAGAGGAGGCGTTCTGCCTTAATAAAGCCATGAATGAGTATTGGCGGAAACGGATTAACCTAGCTTTTTCTTCACCACTAGGTGGAGACCCCGACTGGGACAGGGATGAGATGGGGCCACGCGTTAGCGATAACCCCCGCTTTCTCCAGCGGTTGTCTGACCAAGCCGAGAGTGAATCAGGCAGCCCCCTCAGCGATGATGACTACCAAAAAATTGCGGCCAATATGATGCCCACTGCAGGTTGAACTGCCACCATGCACGCTCCCCCTAAGCCTTGTCCGAGACGACAAGGCTTTTTCTTTTTGAGTGTCGCCCGTACCTACCCCCTTCCCATAAAGCTGGTATATTAGGCGCACACGTCATATCAGCATACTTCCCATGGGCACTATTAAAACCGTTGTGAGCGATGCAAGTGTAGAACGCTTTATCCAAACAGTGGAAGACGAGAAGAAGCGGGCCGACGGCACTACCCTCTTGGAAGTGTTTGCCCGCATAACCGGCGAAAGCCCCAAGATTTGGGGCACCAGCATTATTGGCTACGGCCAGTACCACTACAAATCTGAGAAAAGCCGCCAGGAAGGCGACTGGTTTTTAACCGGTTTCTCCCCCAGGAAAGACAAGCTTACGCTCTACATCATGTCCGGGTTTGAGAACTATACGGACTTGCTGGGCAAGTTGGGCAAGCACAAGACAAGCCAGGGCGGGTGCCTCTACATTAACAAGCTTGCCGATATCGATATGGATGTTTTGGAGACGCTTATCGCCACATCTTTTGAGGATATGAAGAAGCTCCATCCTGCTACCTAAGCTAGGTTGGGATAAGAAAAAGACCAGGCCCACAGGCCTGGTCTATGTGATATTCAACCTAGTTACTCTCCAGTAGGTCCCAGAGGATATTCTCTAACTCTTCCCTGGAGATGTCCGGGTTTTCCTTGAAAGCACCTGTCAGTGCCTCTACCCGTTTTGCCCCTAACTGATGGAGAAGCTCTGCAGTGCGCGAAACCTTGCCCACTTTTGCGGCGTCGCGCGTACCAGCCAAGAACCTGAGGCCTTGGGATTCATTGTCAAAGAGGCGGGAGATCCGTTTGGATTTTTCCCCATCTTTCACAATGTACTGCACACGCCACTTGCCTGCGCGCCTTCCCGACATCACCTGCCGGCATGATCCCTCGTTG
Coding sequences within:
- a CDS encoding DUF1801 domain-containing protein; this translates as MGTIKTVVSDASVERFIQTVEDEKKRADGTTLLEVFARITGESPKIWGTSIIGYGQYHYKSEKSRQEGDWFLTGFSPRKDKLTLYIMSGFENYTDLLGKLGKHKTSQGGCLYINKLADIDMDVLETLIATSFEDMKKLHPAT
- a CDS encoding GNAT family N-acetyltransferase; translation: MNSPFTYRRVDTLPDLTGLIELYKEVFELSNFILPPSAHIQSLLENPEIVFLAAYHEGRIVGGLTAYVLPSVYAEKHEMYLYDLAILTSHQRKGIGRQLLEELKNHARGLNVSEIYVQADIVDDGALAFYRATGGIEEDVRHFGYKV